The following are from one region of the Alicyclobacillus fastidiosus genome:
- a CDS encoding spore germination protein produces MNDRVLRQIFQNCSDVVFRPVLVHRQTKMFLIYVDGLNDAKALDEVVLKPMMFEGLPNGLGKVPTFRQGSSYETEKIVR; encoded by the coding sequence GTGAATGACAGAGTCTTAAGACAAATATTCCAAAATTGTTCCGATGTGGTTTTCCGTCCAGTTCTCGTCCATAGGCAAACCAAAATGTTTTTAATTTATGTCGATGGTTTAAATGACGCCAAGGCGCTTGATGAGGTTGTCCTAAAGCCTATGATGTTTGAAGGACTTCCCAATGGATTAGGCAAAGTCCCTACGTTCAGACAGGGGTCATCTTACGAAACGGAAAAAATCGTACGTTAA
- a CDS encoding recombinase family protein: protein MIYGYARVSSRAQNLDAQITQLSDYGCDKIFKEKISGRTLNHREQFTKLLNLVVDGDIIVVTKLDRFARSTQGVILILVLPFITHL, encoded by the coding sequence GTGATTTACGGTTACGCACGGGTGAGTTCTAGGGCACAGAATCTAGATGCACAAATAACACAGCTAAGCGATTACGGATGCGACAAGATATTCAAAGAGAAAATCAGCGGACGAACGCTAAACCACCGAGAACAGTTTACAAAGCTCCTTAATCTCGTTGTCGATGGGGATATTATTGTCGTTACTAAACTTGACCGATTCGCCAGGAGTACACAAGGGGTTATCCTCATCTTGGTACTGCCCTTCATAACCCATTTATGA
- a CDS encoding Ger(x)C family spore germination C-terminal domain-containing protein: protein MGRLSDDEATGLRWFLPYLPRAIVTLDRRGDSIATVVFNSHRYRVRPVIIRGSLKFDVQVKVGGVIDQMGQSVSEAQVKSMVAQKIEKDIRKTYDKGLRFGVDIYSLADSLYRRNPKAFHRFVTNDGHVKLSEDSLQRIQVEVTIKDAGKLTKPATRFTS, encoded by the coding sequence GTGGGTCGTCTGTCCGATGACGAGGCAACTGGACTGCGCTGGTTCTTGCCGTATCTTCCACGCGCTATTGTTACGCTGGATCGACGTGGGGATTCAATCGCGACAGTTGTTTTCAATTCTCATAGGTATCGTGTCCGACCTGTTATCATCAGGGGAAGCTTGAAGTTTGATGTCCAAGTAAAAGTCGGCGGTGTCATCGATCAGATGGGACAGTCTGTGTCGGAAGCACAGGTGAAATCAATGGTTGCTCAAAAAATCGAAAAGGATATCCGCAAAACGTACGATAAAGGCCTGCGATTTGGGGTTGATATCTACAGTCTTGCTGATTCACTTTACCGCCGTAATCCAAAAGCGTTTCATCGTTTTGTAACGAACGATGGACACGTAAAGTTAAGTGAAGATTCACTGCAACGTATACAAGTAGAGGTCACAATCAAGGATGCGGGTAAGCTCACGAAACCTGCAACTCGATTTACTTCATAG
- a CDS encoding undecaprenyl-diphosphatase encodes MVHAALLNPFDKGLYHAINGLAGHSAFLDHLMIFFAKDALELYAILFVIAWFVLPKKDIQGRHALVMAGLSGVLALVINVVISHIWFRPRPFTVFQKGTFTELVPHSTDASFPSDHTSGSFGFAAGSWGKQQKWISYTFTILAIVVMFARVYVGVHYPTDVIGGMIVGIVASRIMWRFSKQIQPLSLLIIKMFRFGPKELSSRRNHQH; translated from the coding sequence ATGGTACACGCAGCATTGTTAAATCCTTTCGACAAAGGTCTTTATCACGCCATTAATGGACTTGCAGGTCATAGCGCATTCTTGGATCACTTGATGATTTTCTTTGCTAAGGATGCACTTGAGTTGTACGCGATTTTATTCGTTATTGCATGGTTTGTACTACCGAAAAAGGACATCCAGGGTCGTCATGCGTTGGTCATGGCTGGATTGTCAGGTGTACTCGCACTTGTGATAAATGTCGTCATTTCCCACATTTGGTTTCGTCCTCGGCCATTCACTGTCTTTCAAAAAGGAACATTTACCGAACTCGTTCCGCATAGCACAGATGCATCCTTTCCAAGTGACCATACCTCTGGAAGCTTTGGTTTTGCGGCTGGGTCGTGGGGAAAACAACAAAAGTGGATTAGTTACACATTTACTATCCTGGCAATAGTGGTTATGTTCGCTCGTGTTTATGTAGGGGTTCATTATCCAACTGATGTGATCGGCGGCATGATCGTCGGTATCGTTGCTAGCCGCATCATGTGGCGATTTTCTAAGCAGATTCAACCACTGTCTCTGCTGATTATAAAGATGTTTCGATTTGGGCCAAAAGAGCTTTCAAGTCGACGCAACCACCAACATTAG
- a CDS encoding zf-HC2 domain-containing protein: MTCHEIRMSLTAYVDGELDLDELEEVELHLKECDSCQQLVHELEETTALVFAQLNSVVAPLNIENRVMERIADLHQEHQVHHLFIVYLVCGFLGICGIVALLISPVGAFVRAMFHLFLAVLNGLSFIPSSLGSWWILGTFLSTLLVVGISVFGVSRLLRSLKSEVVL; this comes from the coding sequence ATGACGTGCCATGAAATTCGCATGAGTTTGACCGCGTATGTTGATGGTGAATTGGATTTAGATGAATTGGAAGAGGTTGAACTGCATCTAAAAGAATGTGATAGTTGCCAACAACTAGTCCACGAACTAGAAGAGACAACGGCCCTAGTTTTTGCACAACTGAATTCAGTGGTTGCACCGTTAAATATTGAAAACCGTGTCATGGAGCGGATAGCAGATCTGCATCAGGAACATCAAGTGCATCACCTGTTTATCGTTTACCTTGTTTGTGGATTCCTTGGAATCTGTGGCATAGTTGCCTTGCTTATTTCTCCTGTAGGGGCGTTTGTGCGCGCGATGTTTCATCTGTTCCTTGCTGTACTTAATGGTCTTAGTTTCATTCCTTCCTCTCTCGGAAGCTGGTGGATACTTGGCACCTTCCTGTCCACTCTCCTTGTTGTAGGAATTTCAGTTTTCGGAGTATCGCGGTTGCTTCGTTCGTTAAAAAGTGAGGTCGTCCTATGA
- a CDS encoding Ger(x)C family spore germination protein: MKDDMKRLRHKYWARIKMFLFLCLCVPLLPGCWDSQELEHMFYIHALGIDYQDGKYIIYAQILDPTALSKESQKSEEGLGAWVGVGVGQSYEDAIHDLYATSQRRIRWGHLNAIVFSEPLLAQKGVQESLDMVTRYEEIRYIPWVYCTDSSIPKVLSSAPILESSPVFSFLSDPYAVYRQSSFIEPVRLHRFITNLQEPGRPGILPEISVKENRWFDAKATYPEIEISGYGLLRNGKLVGRLSRDEAIGERWFSPHISRIPLILNQRGDSIATMTIIKRKCRVRPVIIGGHLRFDAQIQVGGSIVQRGRPLSQAQLESMISKKIEKEIRKTYENGLRYGVDIYTLADSLYRRDPQTFHRYATKDGHLQLSEDSLEHVEVKVKIYDMGKATESANRFTS, translated from the coding sequence ATGAAGGATGACATGAAACGGCTTCGTCACAAGTATTGGGCGCGGATCAAGATGTTTTTGTTTCTGTGTTTGTGTGTTCCGCTTCTTCCTGGCTGTTGGGATTCACAGGAACTGGAGCATATGTTCTACATACATGCACTTGGTATCGATTATCAAGATGGGAAATACATTATATACGCTCAGATTTTGGATCCAACGGCACTCTCCAAAGAGTCTCAGAAATCAGAAGAGGGACTCGGGGCATGGGTTGGCGTAGGTGTGGGGCAATCTTATGAAGATGCTATCCATGATTTGTATGCTACGTCTCAAAGAAGGATACGATGGGGGCATTTAAATGCCATCGTTTTCAGTGAACCACTCTTGGCGCAAAAAGGTGTTCAGGAGTCACTCGACATGGTTACACGTTATGAAGAAATTCGTTATATACCATGGGTATATTGTACGGATAGCTCTATTCCCAAGGTGTTATCATCGGCACCCATCCTCGAATCATCGCCTGTATTTTCTTTTTTGAGCGATCCGTACGCGGTATACAGACAAAGCTCTTTCATTGAACCCGTGCGCCTGCACAGATTCATTACGAATCTGCAAGAACCAGGTCGCCCGGGTATTCTTCCGGAGATCTCGGTGAAAGAAAACCGTTGGTTTGACGCCAAAGCCACCTATCCTGAAATTGAGATATCCGGATATGGACTTCTTCGAAACGGAAAACTAGTAGGTCGTCTGTCTCGTGATGAAGCGATTGGAGAGCGCTGGTTTTCACCACACATTTCACGTATCCCTTTGATACTGAACCAACGTGGAGATTCCATTGCGACCATGACGATCATTAAGCGGAAGTGTCGTGTCCGTCCAGTGATTATCGGGGGACACCTGAGATTTGATGCTCAGATTCAAGTGGGAGGGTCCATCGTACAAAGGGGACGGCCTTTGTCGCAAGCGCAATTGGAATCGATGATTTCCAAAAAGATCGAAAAGGAAATCCGAAAAACGTATGAAAATGGCCTGCGTTATGGCGTAGACATCTACACGCTCGCTGATTCACTGTACCGCCGGGATCCGCAAACGTTTCATCGCTACGCAACGAAGGATGGCCATCTACAGTTAAGCGAAGATTCCCTAGAACATGTGGAAGTAAAGGTTAAAATCTATGACATGGGCAAGGCAACTGAATCGGCGAATCGGTTTACATCATAA
- a CDS encoding GerAB/ArcD/ProY family transporter → MKQTLSWFQVITLSSSSYLPLMFWFFPRIAVEQAGLDALWAVLGVVIVGVITGWIIGLNNERFPKATGADMSRVVWGKWIGTAVDVLYFPVYLCFTALCIFFFVTVLNSFFPNTPLWILVVTLCLVAARGAWLGIESLARVASIIHPFTWLGIVVIFLVLLFQAHRLWIPHTVTSWTNTINGIYHLYPLYFGFDIVLMLNPYYQHKKRQSVWYPIISTIAGGVIIVVVSLAVILNLGWEATRDISFSLPFAIQLLRLTGSPVERVGIFIIILATAFTVLFVSNAIWALSTLTARIFNMSGDKYKWFISPVAILTMIVACSFRNEQQAFQFLDKYLVPLSWVVLLSIPLLLWMTAKLRGLKTEPVPSQRTET, encoded by the coding sequence GTGAAACAAACCTTATCTTGGTTTCAGGTAATTACACTTTCATCCTCCAGCTACTTGCCGTTGATGTTCTGGTTCTTCCCTCGTATTGCCGTAGAGCAGGCAGGCTTGGATGCTTTGTGGGCGGTACTTGGAGTTGTTATTGTAGGGGTAATAACTGGCTGGATAATAGGTCTGAATAATGAGCGATTTCCAAAAGCCACGGGAGCAGACATGAGCAGGGTAGTTTGGGGAAAATGGATCGGTACCGCAGTGGATGTGTTGTACTTCCCAGTTTATCTCTGTTTCACTGCTTTGTGCATTTTCTTTTTCGTTACCGTGTTAAACAGTTTCTTCCCAAATACACCATTATGGATATTGGTTGTTACACTGTGTCTTGTTGCGGCTAGGGGAGCTTGGCTCGGGATTGAGTCCTTAGCACGTGTTGCCAGCATCATACACCCATTTACTTGGCTTGGCATAGTTGTCATTTTCCTGGTTCTCCTATTTCAAGCACATCGCTTGTGGATTCCACATACCGTGACCAGTTGGACGAACACCATTAACGGTATTTATCATCTGTATCCACTGTACTTTGGGTTTGATATCGTCCTCATGCTGAACCCCTATTACCAACATAAAAAGCGGCAATCGGTTTGGTATCCCATCATCAGCACTATCGCTGGAGGAGTTATAATTGTAGTCGTATCTCTTGCGGTGATCTTAAATTTGGGGTGGGAAGCCACTAGAGACATCTCTTTCTCACTTCCATTTGCCATTCAATTACTTCGCTTGACGGGCTCGCCGGTTGAACGAGTGGGAATTTTTATCATCATTCTTGCCACGGCTTTTACGGTGTTGTTTGTTAGTAACGCGATATGGGCGCTATCAACACTGACGGCGCGAATCTTCAATATGTCAGGTGACAAATACAAATGGTTTATTTCGCCCGTGGCCATTCTTACCATGATAGTCGCTTGTTCTTTCCGAAATGAACAACAAGCCTTTCAGTTCCTCGATAAATACTTGGTTCCATTGAGTTGGGTCGTATTGCTTAGCATACCTCTTCTACTATGGATGACCGCGAAACTGCGTGGCCTAAAGACGGAACCTGTGCCAAGTCAGAGAACGGAAACCTAG
- a CDS encoding endospore germination permease, giving the protein MAQTTMILMLAIGLNDHVILIPLLLRAAGRDAWLAVCLTSLLVFVAMMFMQYVIRASKQQHIGLWLREQIPPLLANGLLCLMALPLFVAALVTFRDTVFWAKITLLPVTPNFVLVLVLAALCFYCAYAGIASIAIASGILLPFVVVFGFFVGTSNIPHKDMSLLFPLLEHGWNPVFRGILYSASGFSELFMILCMQHYIKSEVRYWMLALNVLILLVLTLGPLYGAIVEFGPKEATSMRFPAFEEWRLITFGHFFEHLDFLGIYQWLSGAFVRISFTAFLIVEIFGMRKGRGRTWFLGLLFGTLCVFAIVRISDTQFLGLLQRVVAPGYLYCVTAIALLLVIIAWKSKRRKVHTR; this is encoded by the coding sequence ATGGCACAAACCACCATGATTTTAATGTTGGCGATTGGGTTAAATGATCACGTGATTTTGATTCCTCTTTTGTTGCGCGCAGCCGGACGTGATGCTTGGCTTGCGGTGTGTTTGACGAGTCTGTTAGTATTCGTCGCGATGATGTTTATGCAGTACGTAATCCGTGCTTCAAAGCAACAACATATCGGACTTTGGCTACGTGAACAGATACCGCCTTTGCTCGCGAATGGTCTCCTTTGCTTGATGGCGCTGCCGTTATTTGTGGCGGCTCTAGTCACCTTTCGTGACACAGTTTTTTGGGCAAAAATTACCCTGTTACCTGTGACGCCGAATTTTGTCCTGGTACTTGTTCTAGCCGCTCTGTGCTTCTATTGTGCTTACGCGGGTATTGCCTCCATCGCCATCGCCAGTGGAATTTTGCTTCCCTTTGTTGTTGTGTTTGGCTTTTTTGTAGGTACATCCAACATCCCACACAAGGATATGTCCTTGTTGTTCCCACTTCTGGAACACGGGTGGAATCCGGTGTTTCGGGGGATATTGTATTCTGCATCTGGTTTTTCGGAACTATTCATGATTCTTTGTATGCAGCATTACATAAAATCAGAAGTTCGTTATTGGATGCTGGCCCTCAATGTACTGATACTGCTGGTACTCACTTTAGGTCCGCTTTATGGGGCCATCGTCGAATTTGGGCCAAAGGAGGCAACCAGCATGCGCTTTCCGGCCTTCGAGGAATGGCGTTTAATCACTTTCGGGCATTTTTTTGAACACCTAGACTTTCTTGGAATTTACCAATGGTTATCCGGGGCTTTTGTTCGTATCTCCTTTACAGCATTCCTGATCGTGGAGATTTTCGGGATGCGGAAAGGCCGGGGACGAACCTGGTTTCTCGGATTACTATTCGGCACACTTTGTGTATTTGCTATCGTTCGCATTAGCGATACGCAGTTTTTGGGCCTTTTGCAGCGGGTGGTAGCTCCGGGATATTTGTATTGCGTGACTGCAATCGCCCTCTTGCTTGTTATCATCGCTTGGAAGTCGAAACGAAGAAAGGTACATACCCGATGA
- a CDS encoding spore germination protein, translating into MIEKTFSQTEEVVSRQVILGSSRRPRKVVFVYCKGMVDLDRFNRDILGILYEYFLQLDGCRLSAEQLEETLPIDLETTERLFDPLVPEIFRGHLVLLVDGIDVAYVANLSNPPNRQPEEPNTETSVRGPKDGFIEALETNVALIRKRLPTETLCTESFTIGVRTQSKVSLLYIRDIIDPSVLTQIRDRIQSIHVDAVYASAQLEEFLSDSKFFIVPMFAYSGRPDFVVGALLRGRFAIILDGTPTAIMGPTNMSFLLQSAEDEYISYVFLMLQRGLRFFGFLITLLLPGLYVAICTYHQEQIPLALLSTLATSRRGTPLPTSCEALLMLLMFELFREAGNRLPSKLGQTLTVVGGLVIGESAISAGMTSPTLLVVTATAAVASFTIPNQSLAGIIILFRFFILIVSSILGEFGFLISSFAVLVYLSTVRSFGIPYLTPFSPFHARDLSYTFNSVTAHQGRKRPIILRTKDQTRNEG; encoded by the coding sequence ATGATCGAAAAAACGTTTTCGCAGACTGAGGAGGTGGTGTCCCGTCAGGTCATACTTGGCAGCTCCCGCCGTCCACGTAAAGTAGTCTTTGTCTACTGTAAGGGGATGGTCGATCTTGATCGTTTCAACCGCGACATTTTGGGGATCCTGTATGAATATTTTTTGCAATTGGATGGATGCCGTCTCTCTGCGGAACAATTGGAGGAAACACTTCCCATTGATCTCGAAACAACGGAGCGCCTGTTTGACCCACTGGTTCCCGAGATCTTTCGTGGTCACTTGGTCCTGTTGGTGGATGGCATTGATGTTGCCTATGTCGCCAATCTATCCAATCCCCCGAATCGTCAACCGGAAGAACCGAACACCGAGACCTCCGTGCGAGGACCAAAGGACGGATTTATCGAGGCGCTGGAGACCAATGTCGCTTTGATTCGCAAGCGCCTGCCAACCGAGACGCTGTGTACTGAGTCGTTTACGATAGGGGTACGCACTCAATCGAAGGTTTCCCTTCTGTATATCCGGGACATTATTGATCCGTCCGTTCTTACACAGATCCGAGATCGGATTCAGAGCATCCATGTCGATGCGGTGTATGCCAGTGCGCAACTGGAGGAGTTTTTGTCTGACTCCAAATTTTTCATAGTGCCGATGTTCGCTTATTCCGGTCGACCAGACTTTGTGGTTGGAGCCTTGTTGCGTGGGAGGTTCGCCATTATTCTTGATGGAACACCCACCGCCATCATGGGGCCAACAAATATGTCGTTCCTGTTGCAATCAGCCGAAGACGAGTACATATCTTACGTGTTCCTCATGCTGCAACGTGGGTTGAGATTTTTTGGATTTCTTATCACTTTATTACTCCCTGGTCTTTACGTAGCAATTTGTACTTATCACCAAGAGCAAATTCCGTTGGCCTTGCTTAGCACCCTGGCCACCTCTCGACGCGGGACGCCCCTTCCCACTTCATGTGAGGCACTTCTGATGCTGCTGATGTTTGAATTGTTCCGTGAGGCGGGGAACCGTCTTCCTAGTAAACTCGGCCAAACGTTGACCGTAGTTGGCGGACTCGTCATAGGGGAGTCAGCGATTTCTGCCGGTATGACGAGTCCGACATTGTTGGTGGTCACGGCCACCGCGGCGGTTGCCTCCTTTACCATTCCCAATCAGTCATTAGCTGGAATCATCATCCTTTTCCGTTTCTTCATCCTGATCGTGTCGTCCATTCTCGGAGAGTTTGGATTTCTTATCTCCAGCTTTGCGGTGTTGGTATACTTGTCCACGGTTCGTTCCTTTGGCATTCCGTACCTTACTCCTTTTAGTCCGTTCCATGCCCGTGATTTGTCCTACACGTTCAATAGCGTGACTGCTCATCAGGGGCGGAAGCGACCGATCATTTTGCGAACAAAGGACCAAACACGGAATGAAGGATGA
- a CDS encoding RNA polymerase sigma factor: MNERDIALIRAARSGSTEAFTVIVKNYKNFVYRIILTTLQSRQDAEDVSQEVFIKAYRSLPKLRDEQTFPSWLAQIATRTALDWVQSKHKNQTVELDSERFVTQDVQSGMNARLDLEQALRQLSVEHRLVTVLRAVHGFDYEEIARILDIPIGTVRSRLHNARMHLRQLLQDERGDKS; encoded by the coding sequence TTGAATGAAAGAGACATCGCTCTTATCCGAGCGGCACGTAGCGGAAGTACAGAAGCATTCACGGTGATTGTAAAAAACTATAAAAACTTTGTCTATCGGATCATTCTTACCACTTTACAGAGCCGACAGGATGCCGAAGATGTTTCACAAGAGGTGTTTATTAAAGCGTATCGTTCACTGCCTAAATTGCGTGATGAGCAAACGTTCCCTTCATGGTTGGCCCAAATCGCGACACGCACTGCGCTGGACTGGGTACAATCAAAACATAAAAACCAAACTGTGGAGCTTGATTCGGAACGATTTGTTACGCAGGATGTACAAAGCGGAATGAATGCACGATTAGATTTGGAACAAGCCTTGCGTCAATTAAGTGTTGAGCATCGTCTGGTCACCGTGTTACGCGCCGTACATGGTTTTGACTATGAAGAAATTGCGAGGATTCTCGATATTCCTATAGGCACAGTGAGGTCAAGGCTGCACAACGCAAGAATGCATCTTCGTCAACTCTTACAAGACGAAAGGGGAGACAAATCATGA
- a CDS encoding DedA family protein: MHFNIHQMLQHYGYVGVFFVLLMEMVGIPFPAETTLTISGFEWSSGTFKLFPLLITAGVGNTIGSTIAYWIGRLLGRPVIVRFGKYVGINNERLDKANHVFHRNQSWIVIVGKFIAGIRVLIPYLAGINKMNFVVFSIYNTISAFIWASVFIVLGRYIGVEWSKYHRVLHQYMVPGIVVVVIIIGIVVAMKLRQRKSLG; encoded by the coding sequence GTGCATTTTAACATACACCAGATGTTGCAGCACTATGGTTATGTGGGCGTGTTTTTTGTTTTATTGATGGAGATGGTGGGGATCCCGTTTCCCGCTGAAACGACTCTTACGATTTCGGGATTTGAGTGGTCAAGCGGTACGTTTAAATTGTTTCCGCTCCTGATTACGGCAGGGGTTGGAAATACCATAGGTTCCACAATTGCATATTGGATTGGTCGACTTCTGGGACGCCCTGTTATCGTTCGATTCGGCAAGTACGTCGGTATTAACAATGAACGATTAGACAAGGCAAACCACGTATTTCATCGAAATCAAAGCTGGATCGTTATTGTCGGTAAGTTTATCGCTGGAATTCGTGTACTGATTCCGTACTTGGCTGGCATTAACAAAATGAACTTTGTGGTATTTTCCATCTATAACACGATTAGTGCATTTATTTGGGCCAGTGTGTTTATCGTACTTGGAAGGTATATCGGAGTTGAGTGGTCCAAATACCACCGAGTTCTACACCAATATATGGTACCTGGAATCGTTGTCGTAGTAATCATTATTGGCATCGTTGTTGCCATGAAATTGCGGCAAAGAAAAAGCCTAGGATGA
- a CDS encoding SOS response-associated peptidase encodes MCGRFALTEDWSQIVAYFGITEYDYAIPPRYNIAPSQRIPAVITGTDGERRIGPLSWGLIPQAWRNESPKIKPINARVEGLRKNTAFRRLVERRRCLIAASGYFEWHQNTKQPHYIRVKSRPVFAFAGFYDTWKGSYGQKISTCTIITCPPNARMRHIHDRMPAILRDHQDERFWLDRRVTHLDELLTVIAPYPEDDMYWYQVDKMVGNVNNDSEKCVEELK; translated from the coding sequence ATGTGCGGACGCTTCGCTTTGACAGAGGATTGGAGCCAAATCGTAGCTTATTTCGGAATTACCGAATATGACTATGCCATTCCTCCTCGGTACAACATCGCCCCTTCACAGAGGATACCTGCGGTGATTACGGGCACCGACGGAGAAAGGCGCATCGGTCCTTTGTCGTGGGGCTTAATTCCGCAGGCATGGAGAAACGAGTCGCCGAAGATCAAGCCGATTAACGCGCGCGTCGAGGGATTGCGGAAGAACACGGCATTTAGACGCCTGGTAGAACGACGCCGCTGTTTGATAGCGGCAAGTGGGTACTTTGAATGGCATCAGAACACAAAGCAGCCGCACTATATCAGAGTGAAGAGTCGACCAGTGTTCGCGTTCGCTGGGTTTTACGATACCTGGAAAGGTTCATATGGGCAGAAAATCAGCACGTGCACCATCATCACTTGCCCACCAAACGCGCGTATGAGGCACATACACGACCGCATGCCGGCCATTTTGCGTGACCACCAGGATGAGCGATTTTGGCTAGACCGCAGGGTAACGCACCTCGATGAATTGCTGACAGTGATCGCTCCCTATCCGGAAGACGACATGTACTGGTACCAGGTCGATAAGATGGTTGGCAACGTGAATAATGATTCGGAGAAGTGTGTAGAGGAACTGAAGTGA
- a CDS encoding rhodanese-like domain-containing protein, with translation MMMRLLVIDVRTHDEFSQGHIPGAVHIPIDDLPTRLSEIPKEKSIVSYCNMRHRGNSRGERAAKYLQENGFKAFAIDGGFVEWNHTGLPIERT, from the coding sequence ATGATGATGCGCCTTTTAGTAATTGATGTTCGCACGCATGATGAATTTAGCCAAGGACACATTCCAGGAGCAGTCCACATTCCCATTGATGATTTGCCGACTCGACTTTCCGAAATTCCAAAAGAAAAATCCATTGTTTCCTACTGCAACATGCGTCATCGTGGAAATTCACGCGGAGAACGAGCTGCCAAATACCTTCAGGAAAATGGCTTTAAAGCGTTCGCCATCGATGGTGGATTCGTGGAGTGGAATCATACAGGATTGCCTATCGAACGAACATAA
- a CDS encoding manganese efflux pump: protein MVALKMIALILSLGMDTLMMSISLGFVKTKGKATITFTFACAEALIPLIGLFIGKGAGRVIGNWASLVGGIALLAVAVKMRMKRKKSWNGI, encoded by the coding sequence GTGGTCGCTTTGAAAATGATTGCACTGATTTTGTCACTTGGTATGGATACGCTCATGATGTCGATTTCCCTTGGTTTTGTTAAGACCAAAGGGAAAGCTACGATTACCTTTACGTTTGCCTGTGCAGAAGCGTTAATCCCTTTAATCGGATTATTTATCGGTAAAGGTGCTGGGCGGGTGATTGGGAACTGGGCTTCACTTGTTGGTGGGATTGCACTGTTAGCTGTCGCTGTGAAGATGAGGATGAAGAGGAAGAAAAGCTGGAACGGAATTTGA
- a CDS encoding manganese efflux pump produces the protein MLTALSISLDELAVGFSIGLVGVPVALTIILVALQAFIFTFFGLTFGSKLKRYLGEWSEKLAGIILGLLGLWILIDASVQLAHR, from the coding sequence ATGTTGACAGCATTGAGCATCAGCCTCGATGAATTGGCAGTTGGCTTCTCAATCGGTCTGGTTGGCGTACCTGTTGCGTTAACGATCATTTTGGTGGCATTGCAGGCGTTCATTTTTACGTTTTTCGGACTTACATTCGGATCAAAGTTGAAAAGATACCTTGGCGAATGGTCGGAAAAATTGGCTGGCATCATTCTTGGATTGCTTGGATTGTGGATACTGATAGACGCCAGTGTACAGTTGGCACATCGTTAG